A part of bacterium genomic DNA contains:
- a CDS encoding PilZ domain-containing protein yields the protein MDERRNNKRKCLIYFLKVYDRSNNHFLGNLVDITTGGLMLMSESPIATDIVYQMKMTLPEKKSGISEISFDARSIRCKKERFPAFYYTGFQFEKVETDDIGIIQNLIEKYGISEIAE from the coding sequence ATGGATGAACGCAGAAACAATAAACGGAAATGTCTGATCTATTTTTTAAAGGTATATGACAGATCGAATAATCATTTTCTGGGTAATCTCGTGGATATTACCACCGGTGGTTTAATGCTGATGAGCGAGAGTCCCATTGCAACTGATATCGTCTATCAGATGAAAATGACCCTCCCTGAAAAAAAATCCGGAATAAGTGAAATTTCTTTCGATGCGAGAAGTATTCGCTGCAAAAAGGAACGGTTCCCCGCTTTTTACTATACCGGTTTTCAATTCGAGAAAGTCGAGACCGATGACATCGGAATCATTCAGAATCTGATCGAAAAATACGGAATTTCAGAAATCGCCGAATAA